CGCCGCGGCCCTGCGGCCAGTCGTGGCCACCACCGCGGACGGTGATCAGGAGCGTACGGGCGCCTTGTCTGGCGTTGACGTCCCTCCACAGAGCCTGGGTGCCGGCCACACCCGGCAGGTAGCTCCCGAGGTGGCTGCTGTGCCGGGTACCGCCGTACGGGACGATGCGGTCGCCCGTCCCGTGGACCTGCATGAGCGGGACGGCCCGGTCGGGCCGGCACGGGTCGGTGTGGGCGGCGCCGACCACCAGCACGCCGGCCCACGTCTGCGGGCTCCTGCAGGCCAGTGACAGGGCCATCATCCCGCCGTTGCTGAAGCCGCCGAGGTAGAGCCGGTGCGGGTCGGAGGACAGGGCGGCGCGGGCCAGCCGGGTCATCGCCAGGACGGCGGCCTGATCGTCGACCTGCAGTGCGCGCGCCGGGCCGCAGCACCGGCCGGCGTTCCAGCTGCTGTGCACCCCGCCGGGGTAGACGACGGCGAACTGCCCGGCGGCGGCGAGCGCGTCGTACCGGGTGTAGGCGGTGACGCTGTCGAAGCTCTGCGACAGCCCGTGCAGCATGG
The nucleotide sequence above comes from Mycobacteriales bacterium. Encoded proteins:
- a CDS encoding PHB depolymerase family esterase; this translates as MNTLLHGRSLAALLAAIALALGVAVLAGTPAAAVEEPWVEQRLIGVRDGAPVFDVPVGAVPDPVTELRTPYTAYYSVVATDGHRRTFRLHVPRGAASGRPLLTMLHGLSQSFDSVTAYTRYDALAAAGQFAVVYPGGVHSSWNAGRCCGPARALQVDDQAAVLAMTRLARAALSSDPHRLYLGGFSNGGMMALSLACRSPQTWAGVLVVGAAHTDPCRPDRAVPLMQVHGTGDRIVPYGGTRHSSHLGSYLPGVAGTQALWRDVNARQGARTLLITVRGGGHDWPQGRGGATSQGIATPSYDTSGHGWNFLAAQRRATPAPP